The following coding sequences lie in one Rutidosis leptorrhynchoides isolate AG116_Rl617_1_P2 chromosome 6, CSIRO_AGI_Rlap_v1, whole genome shotgun sequence genomic window:
- the LOC139855110 gene encoding PH, RCC1 and FYVE domains-containing protein 1-like has translation MQIRTSAADGFRISVSSTPSCSTSNHTASGHDDIESLGDVFLWGEVWSDVTSTDGSVNTFPSKTDIMYPRLLESNVVIDVQQIACGVRHFSLVTKQGELFTWGEESGGRLGHGFEKDFGRPRLVEFLAVTNVDYVACAEFHTCAISTAGDLYTWGDGSHNAGLLGHGTDTSHWIPKRVSGPLEGLVVSAVACSTWHTALATVDGKLFTFGDGKFGVLGHGDRESVKFPKEVQSLKGLKVLKVACGVWHTVAIIEIANQQGGISTSKKLFSWGDGEKYRLGHGNKDSYLQPTCISALIDYNFHQLACGHTMTLALTTSGHVYSFGSTSYGQLGNPKSDGKVPALVQDELVGEFVEEIACGAYHAACLTSRSEIYTWGMGANGRLGHGDYEDRKTPTLVESLKDRHVKSVSCGASYTASICIHKWVSGVDQSVCSGCKQAFGFTRKRHNCYNCGLVHCHACSSRKALKAAQAPIPGKPHRVCDLCYTKLLKKPEDVGNNSIQNYHRRFSNPDSGRKDRGPGRTSRLLMSPNIEPVKYLEIMSAMYGPKSGSYASSSRASQIPSSQQLKDITFPSSLGGFHNGAKPGGPSSSFQMQTPFLPPPQPPPQPQPQPPPLPMSTNTRPASPYTRRPSPQCSGSPMFSRGVMESLKKSNELLNQEVSKLQTQVKSLKKKTDRQDAEIRKVQSYAQESAELASDSTAKCLVAVDVFKCVQSQLKELTEKMPPETTEDETFKALTSKVDDFLQSDLPTQIASSSKIINKKKYKDEKGKATAQKRSSVDANAESASQPSTSVVRVPRYPQNVERKEVIEQFEPGVYVTLVLLSNGSKIFKRVKFSKRRFVAQQAEEWWKENKERVFKKYTPSKSSNNGATSSNNGATSSASRSQPNSEPSTST, from the exons ATGCAAATAAGAACAAGTGCAGCAGATGGTTTCAGGATTAGTGTTTCAAGTACTCCTAGTTGTTCAACATCAAATCATACTGCTTCCGGACATGATGACATCGAATCATTAGGAGATGTTTTTCTATGGGGTGAAGTTTGGTCCGATGTAACTTCAACCGATGGATCCGTAAACACATTTCCATCGAAAACCGACATTATGTATCCTAGGCTTCTAGAATCAAACGTAGTTATCGACGTCCAACAAATCGCTTGTGGGGTCCGCCATTTTTCTTTAGTAACGAAACAAGGTGAGCTTTTTACTTGGGGTGAAGAATCTGGAGGTAGACTCGGACATGGGTTCGAAAAAGACTTTGGTCGACCACGTCTTGTTGAATTTCTTGCAGTGACTAACGTTGATTATGTCGCGTGTGCCGAGTTTCATACTTGTGCTATATCGACAGCTGGGGATTTATATACTTGGGGAGATGGGTCCCACAATGCTGGATTACTTGGTCATGGGACCGATACTAGTCATTGGATACCGAAACGAGTTTCGGGCCCACTCGAAGGACTTGTTGTATCTGCAGTTGCTTGTAGCACGTGGCATACAGCTTTAGCAACTGTTGATGGTAAGTTATTTACATTTGGTGATGGTAAATTTGGTGTTTTAGGTCATGGTGATCGCGAAAGCGTAAAATTCCCAAAAGAAGTGCAGTCTTTAAAAGGGTTAAAGGTGTTAAAAGTTGCATGTGGAGTTTGGCATACAGTTGCGATTATAGAAATCGCGAATCAACAAGGCGGGATTTCGACTAGCAAAAAACTGTTTTCATGGGGTGATGGGGAAAAATATCGATTGGGTCATGGTAACAAAGATAGTTACTTGCAACCGACGTGTATTTCGGCTCTTATCGATTACAATTTTCATCAACTTGCGTGTGGACATACGATGACGTTAGCTTTAACGACTTCGGGACATGTTTACTCGTTTGGTAGTACTTCGTATGGTCAATTGGGTAACCCAAAATCTGATGGAAAAGTTCCGGCTTTAGTACAAGATGAATTAGTAGGTGAGTTTGTCGAAGAAATCGCGTGTGGGGCCTACCATGCTGCTTGTTTAACATCAAGAAGTGAAATTTACACTTGGGGAATGGGTGCGAATGGAAGATTAGGACACGGGGATTATGAAGATCGAAAAACGCCAACTTTAGTTGAATCTTTAAAAGATAGGCATGTTAAAAGTGTATCTTGTGGTGCAAGTTATACTGCGAGTATATGCATACATAAATGGGTGTCTGGGGTTGATCAATCGGTTTGTTCGGGGTGTAAACAAGCGTTCGGTTTCACTAGAAAAAGACATAATTGTTATAACTGTGGTCTTGTACATTGTCATGCTTGTAGTTCAAGAAAGGCGTTAAAAGCCGCGCAAGCTCCGATTCCAGGTAAACCGCATCGTGTGTGTGACTTGTGCTACACGAAACTGTTGAAGAAGCCTGAAGATGTTGGTAATAACAGTATTCAGAATTATCATAGGAGATTTAGTAATCCGGATAGCGGTAGGAAAGATCGTGGGCCCGGGAGAACTTCGAGACTGCTGATGTCACCCAATATTGAACCGGTCAAATATCTTGAGATTATGTCAGCAATGTACGGGCCAAAATCCGGTTCTTATGCTTCATCATCAAGAGCATCACAAATTCCATCATCACAACAATTGAAAGATATTACATTTCCAAGTTCATTGGGCGGATTTCATAATGGTGCGAAACCTGGTGGCCCGTCATCGTCGTTTCAGATGCAGACACCGTTTCTTCCGCCGCCACAACCGCCACCTCAGCCTCAACCGCAACCTCCACCGTTACCTATGTCGACTAACACGAGACCTGCGTCACCATACACGAGAAGACCGAGTCCTCAATGTTCTGGTTCTCCTATGTTCTCGAGGGGTGTAATGGAAAGTTTAAAGAAGTCGAATGAGCTTTTGAACCAAGAAGTGTCCAAGTTACAGACCCAA GTGAAAAGTTTAAAAAAGAAGACTGACCGTCAAGATGCAGAGATTAGAAAAGTTCAATCCTACGCTCAAGAATCTGCTGAGCTGGCATCTGACAGCACTGCAAAGTGTCTAGTTGCTGTCGATGTTTTCAAATGTGTTCAATCTCAG TTAAAAGAGTTAACAGAGAAGATGCCTCCTGAAACAACTGAGGATGAAACGTTTAAGGCGTTAACGTCCAAAGTTGATGACTTTTTGCAATCTGATCTGCCAACTCAGATTGCGTCATCCAGCAAAATCATAAATAAGAAGAAATATAAGGATGAAAAAGGTAAAGCCACTGCGCAAAAACGATCTTCGGTTGATGCAAATGCAGAATCTGCAAGTCAACCGAGCACAAGTGTCGTGAGAGTTCCTAGGTATCCGCAAAACGTTGAAAGGAAAGAAGTAATTGAACAATTTGAACCTGGCGTGTATGTAACTCTAGTTCTACTTTCAAATGGGTCCAAAATATTCAAACGAGTTAAATTCAG CAAAAGAAGGTTTGTAGCGCAACAGGCTGAAGAGTGGTGGAAGGAAAACAAGGAAAGGGTGTTCAAGAAGTATACTCCATCTAAGTCATCAAATAATGGTGCCACGTCATCAAATAATGGTGCCACGTCATCTGCATCTCGATCGCAACCTAACTCAGAACCATCAACGTCTACATAA